A DNA window from Candidatus Eisenbacteria bacterium contains the following coding sequences:
- a CDS encoding response regulator yields the protein MNRIVVVEDDRNNADFFERLLSRKLGCEVLIAQRPEDLFEACANGDVGVVLMDVSLEQWTFEGSPVSGIQLCRLLRSNPDTAAIPIVLATAHAMHGDAERLLEESGANEYVSKPIADVARFVERIRHWMARAA from the coding sequence ATGAACCGGATCGTGGTGGTCGAGGATGATCGCAACAACGCCGACTTCTTCGAGCGCCTGCTGTCGCGCAAGCTGGGCTGCGAAGTCCTGATCGCGCAGCGCCCCGAGGACCTGTTCGAGGCCTGCGCGAACGGCGACGTCGGCGTGGTGCTCATGGACGTTTCGCTCGAGCAGTGGACTTTCGAGGGTTCGCCGGTGAGCGGCATCCAGTTGTGCCGCCTGCTGCGCTCGAATCCCGACACGGCCGCAATTCCGATCGTGCTGGCGACCGCGCACGCGATGCACGGCGACGCCGAGCGGCTGCTCGAGGAGAGCGGTGCGAACGAGTACGTCTCCAAGCCGATCGCCGACGTGGCGCGATTCGTCGAGCGCATCCGGCACTGGATGGCGCGCGCCGCCTAG